A stretch of DNA from Methanolinea mesophila:
GCATGGGGTCGTGGCGGGCGTCGTCCTTGAGGTCGATCACGATAACGGGAGGGTCGAGGGGGGTACCCTCCTTTATGGGATAGTTCCGTGCCATTGACCCTGCGGCGACGTTCCGCACGATGACCTCGAGGGGGATCATCTCCAGCCTCCGGACGAGCATGGTCGACCGGTCCATCATGCCGATAAGGTGGGTCTTCACATGGTGGCGCTCGAGATAGCGGAACAGGTACTCCGAAACCCGGGCGTTGAACGCCCCCTTCTCGGAGAGCACCTCTTTCTTTCCCCCGTCGAACGCGGTGATGTCGTCCCTGAATTTTACCAGCAGTACGTCGTCCTCGTCGGTCAGGTACACCGATTTGGCTTTTCCGGAGTAGAGCAGCTCTCCCTGTTTCACGCGGTCCTCTCCTTTCCCATTATCTGTTGGGCAAGTTTCCTTATAAGGGGTTCCAGCACCGGCGGGTACCATCCCTTCTCGATGTAGCGGGGGTAGATGCAAAGCCGTTCTTTCAGGACTGCATCGCCGACAATGGTCTGTAGTTGGTCGAGCTCCGGCCACGGGTGTCCGGGGTTGACGTAATCGATGGTCAGGGGGGAGACTCCGCCGAGGTCGTCCACCCCGCAGTCGATCAGCCGGGACGCGTCCGCGAGGTTCGGGGGGATCTGGACCGCCACTTCGTCAGGGAGAATATCCCGGGCCAGCCGGATCGTTTCGCAGATCTCATCCGGCCCCACCCCCCGGACCCCCGCCATGGGGGTGCCAGCCTTCGGGCAGAAGTTCTGGATGATGACCTCCTGGATATGCCCGTAACGCCGGGAAAGGTCCCGGATCACCTCGAGCGACTCCACGCGGTCGGCCCTGGTCTCCCCGATCCCGAGCAGGAGCCCGGTGGTGAACGGGATCCGGAGCATCCCCGCCTCTTCCATCATCCGGACCCGTACTTCCGGGTCCTTTCCTGCCGAGTTTATATGTGCCGGGACCCGTGCGGTGGTCTCGAGCATCAGGCCCATGCTCGCGTTGACCTGCCGCAGCCGGTCCATCTCCTGGTAGGTGAGGATGCCGGCGTTGGTATGAGGGAGGAGACCGGCGGCAATGCTCCTGTTGCAGAGGTGCTCGCAATACTCGAGGATATCGGAAAAACCGGTGGTCTCGCGGAGCCTCGCGGTGAACCCCGTCTCGAGCCCCGGCCGCTCCCCGAAGGTGAAGAGCGCCTCGGTACAGCCGAGCGTCGCCCCCCGGGCCAGGGTGTGCTCAACCTCCGCAGGACGAAGGATGCATTCCCCGTCGACCGGGGTGCGGAAGCAGCAGTACCCGCACCGGTTGTGGCACACGGTGGTCAGGGGGAGAAAGACGTTCTTCGAGAAGGTGATTTCCCGGGACGGCATGGTTACCATATCATGCACCTGATCCCTAATAATTGCCCCGAATGCGGATTTCTGAGTTCCCGAATGCGCATTACGATGCTTTTTTGAACCATCGTCTCCAACCCCGCTAAGTATATGGGAATCCCCGCGGTCATCCCCTTCAAGCCGGTCAACCCCAAGACCCGGCTCTCCTGCGTGCTCGACCAGCCCGAGCGGGAGAAGTTCGCCGAGACCATGCTCGCCGACGTGGTGAACGCGGTGGAAGACGCAGGGTGCGACCCGCTTATCCTCTCGACGCACCCCTACAACTTCGACCGGGTGCCGGTGCGCGAAGACCCCACCGGGCTCAACGAGGCGCTCAACGCGATCCTTTCGGAGGAAAGGGGCCCCCTCATGATCATCATGGCCGACCTCCCTCTTGCAACGGGAGAGGCGGTGGAACGGTTGATCTCCACCCGGGAGGATATCGCCCTGGTCCCCGGAAGGGGCGGAGGGACGAACGCCATCTACCTCTCCCGGGCGGACCTCTACCGGGTGGACTATTACGGGGCGAGTTTTCTGAAGCATCGCAGGATCGCGCTCGAGCGGGGTCTTTCACTCAGGGTGGTGGACTCGTTCCGCCTCCATACCGACGTCGACGAGAAAGAGGACCTTGTGGAGCTGCTCATCCACGGGGCGGGGCTTTCCCGGGGGTTCCTCGAAGGACTGGGCTTCTCTCTCTCCATAGAGAAGGGAAGGGTGGGTGTGGTCCGGGAAAGAAAGGAATAGCCTGGATTACAGTATTTTTCATTGTTCCATTACGGGGGTGTGTCCTATTTCGGCGGAGTCCCGGATCTTTTTGGAATCCCAATCCACTCATAATTTTTCGAAAGCAATATTATCCCGGCCTCCATTAGTCCTTTTGAGCAGTGAAACTCATGAGCAAGAAACATCACGGCGAACAACATTCCAGTGAAAAGAACGAGGAGAAGTCGCCCTCGGTCAACAAGGTGGTGGCGATCATCATCATCTTCTGTTTCATCGGGATTATGCCGATTCTGACCCTCTGGAGTGTACCCCCGGTACATCCCATTACGCCGACCGCGCCCCCTCCGGCAAGTGTGGTGAATGCCGCCGGTGCTGCGGGGATGAAGGTCTGCAGCACAGGCCCTGTCACCTATAAGAATGCGGGTATCGAGACCGCCTCTCTCTACCAGCTCTCGACCGACTGCGGGAAGGTGACCCAGAGTAACTCTGTCGCGGTCCTGGTGGTGGAATTTTCCAGCGTTAATGCCATGAACAGTGTAATAAGCATCGCCTTAAGCCAGTTATCGAGCTACGAGGCAGTGAATTACATCGCCTACACCGACGGCACCCAGGTCATCATTGTCAAAGGGTCTCCCGGGAATTCGTACGTGCAGCAGGTCGGTACATCGTTAGAGGAACAGGGCGCGGTTGAGTTCGCGTCCGGTTCCTGACACTTTCCGGGAGACCAGATCTCCTCTTTTTCCTTCCGGGCCCGGACGTGCCGTTGGGCGCGATGCAGTGGTGCCTGGGACGTGTTTGTATCCGGCGACGTCCCGCTCCCGGTTCAGTCCCTGATATTTTCCTGCTCCCGGGCTCGCCACCACGCGAGGAGGACCTCACCAAACAACGCCATCGCGATGACGAGAATGCCTCCGGCAAGGAACACGGTGAGGAGCGTGGAATCGTGTGCGAGGATGTCCGGTGGTGCGGCGGGCGGCGGGGCGGACACCGGTTCGAGCCTCCCTCCGCCGAGGAGGGGTTCGGGAGCGGGAGAGAGTAATCTCGCCACTACCGCGACTGCGAGGGTCCCGAGGACGAAGATGCCGAAGATCGAGGAGTACCGGAGGAGCATTGTTTTGAGATCGACCTTTTTAGGGGCGACCACGAGGATCTGCTTCTTCAGGGCGTAGAATTTCACGGGCCGCCCCTTGACGCTGTACCGTTCCTCCGCGACCTCGATGACCCCCGCATCGAGGAGGTTTGCGATATGGTAGGTCAGGCCGGAGATGGGGACCTCGAGCATCTCGGAGATGGTGGAGAGCGGCGCCGGGCCTTCTTCGAGCACCTGGAGGATCTGCCCTGCGGTCCTGCTCGCGATGGCCTTCGCGATCTTCTGCGCCCGCTCGTCGCCGGGTTCGAGGATGATCACCGGTTCCTTGTTCCGTGAGTCCACCGGTTCTTCCCTGGTCTCTCCCCCGGCCCCGGTCTCTCCCGTCATGGATCCCTTACTCTCCGTTCATCCCGGATGGGTACTCCGGAAGAGCTCCCATTCGTCCACTTCGGTCCCGTTCGGGAACTTACAATACCCGCATTGACTTCCCTGTGCGTCAGTGTGGATCACCGACTCGTACCCGAGCGAATGACAGTAGAGTGTCGCGGGGTTTCCCATGGGGGCCTGGTCGGTACCGGCGGAAATCTGCTGCTGCTGGGTGCACCCTACAAAGAGGAGGCAGAACAGCAGGAGTATGCCGGACACGATGATCATGAACCGCTTCATCCGAAATTTCTCCTATTCTTCGCTATATCAGGTATCATCATCCCGACTCTAACATTTTGTGATCCACAGGGAGATCCCGGATAAAAGAAGGGGTGTGCCGGGTGTTCCCGCCCGGACATCCGTACCGGGCGGGTGAACGGCAGGTGGCGAATGTCACCTTATTGTGCGAGCAGGCTCGCGATAAGCGACTGCCGGAAGGACTGCCCGTCGCCCAGGAGGGAGGCGACGGTCGTCCCGGAGTGCACCCTGGAGAGCGCGTCGTCCGCGCCGGATGCATGGAAAAAGTCCCGTCCGTCCCCGTTCCTGTAGGTGAACAGGTCGTGCTTGTACACGAAGTCGTCAGATCGGATGAGGCTCGTGAATCCTGTGGAAGGATCCGGCATACCGATTACGGGATCGGTCCCCGCGTCCTGTGCTGCGAGGTATTCGCGGTAGGCTTCCCAGGCATCGCGTTCGGTCCCGTCGGGGAGTATGATGACGCCGTACTGGCCGCCCTGTTCATCGGTCCGGGTCTCGTACTGGTACCCCATCTCGTCGGCCCACACCGCGGACGGATTCGGCATCCCGATCATGGGGCCGTCCTGCTGGTTCGGGTCATCCTGTGCTGCGAGGTATTCGCGGTAGGCCTCCCAGGCATCGCGCTCGGTCCCGTCGGGGAGTATGATGACGCCGTACTGGCCGCCCTGTTCGTCGGTCCGGGTCGCATATCCGTATCCCATCTCCGCAGCCCATACGGCCGAGGGATCCGGCATCCCTATGATCATTCCCTGGTCGGACGACCCTGTCCCCGCGTCCGCGAATACCGGGACCGTCATACATGCCGCGGTCAAAAATAGTGCGGCTATTATCCACTGTATCTTCATATGGTGTTCCTCCGTCGAGGCGACCCCGGCCGTGCGTCCCACCCGGGCCTTGGAGTCGGGCGGGCCTCATGCCGGTGCCACCTTAACAGCTTCAATCAATGATATTCGAAGAAATAAACCATTCTGTGGGTTCAAAATTTTTTATACCCATGGGCAGCGCACTTCCCGGAGTGACATAAATTCGAAAGTGGGTGCTGTTTTTGGTCCTTCTTGTCCGGCGGTGGTTCCGGACACGGCATGAATTGACTACTATTTCCAAACGTGTAGTACGTGTTCCTTTGGTGAGCGGTATTGCGGATGCCGTCTGAATAACCTGTGGAGGGTGTAGTGCGTGTTCCTTTGGTGAGCAGTATTGCGGATGCCGTCTGAATAACCTGTGCGAGCGCGTATGCGTTCTCCTCCATGTCCGATAGTCCGGAAACCGAAGAACCGTAACTTTGATTCCATGATATTTCCCGGGACAGGGATGTCTTGCCCCAGGACTAATCGCGTAAGGGGCGATTCCCCCCGTTCCACCCGCCAGATCTATCCGGCGGTAATGCCAAGGAATTCGGCGTACCGTTGTGCGGCAGCGGAAAACGCCTCCGCTTCGCCCCGGCGAAACGGCGTGAACGGAGTAGGGACGATGCGTACGCTGCCGTTCTTCACGGTCTTTTTCCAGGTACCTGCTATATGGCCGTCGATCACAATGGTAGGAGTGATTATCCCGTTCTTAAGGACCAGGGACCTCCATTTTCCATGGCCGGCCATGGCGCTCCGGTCCTTGTACCCGACGAGGAACTCGTCATAGGCGGGGAGAAGGTGCATCGCGGGAGGTTCTTCTTCCGCCGAGGCCGTGTTCCCGGGGCCTATGAAGCTCAGGTTATCAAGCTCTGTCCGGATGAGCCCGGGAGCGGCCGCTTCGAGTCCTGCCCGTGCGTCTGAGGCCGGAAGTCCCGACCACCAGGTGAAATCTTTCAGGGTTGCGGGACCGTGGCTGGTGAAGTACCGCCTGGCGAGCTCACGGAGGGCATCGCTCCGGTCCTTAAGTTCCCTTCCCGGCGGATACGGCCCGGGCGAGGCGAACACGGGTGCGTTTCCGCACATCCCACGCTGGACGATGAGCCCCTCGAGTGACGCCCGCTGGAGCATATAGACGTACCTCTGCCCCCCGGTCAAGATACCGCGATCCTCGAGAATTGCACGGAGCGAGGGGCGGTCCAGCGCGTTTCCGTCCTGAAGGGCCTCCCGGATCACCCTGCTGCTCCGGGCAAGAGTATGGTCGTCGAGCCCCAGCTCACGGTATCTCCGGGCGTTCTTCCGTATCACGACCGGTCCAACCAGCCCGAGCAGCCACCGGAGGTCGCAGGCAGCCACAAGGTGCAGGGTCCCCCGAAGCGCCCAGGTCCGCACGATCTCCTTCCCGGCGAACGCCTGCTCGATGGCCGCGTCCGTGCTGCCCGGAAGGCGGAGCCCGACGGCCCACTTTGATCCCGCATAGTCCTGGGCCTGTACCGCTCCCATATGCATAACAACCTCCGAAGGGCTGGTGCACGCGGAGGCGGCGATCTGCTGGTTTATGACGCGTTCCAGGGCTATCTCCTTTTGATTCACTCTCTTTGGCCCTCTCTCATTCTTTTACCATCTCCGCCAGTGCGGTTACGGTCTTCCAGTTCCTGGTCGTTGCGACGAGCGCGAGTCTCTTCTCGAAGAAGGCGTTCGAAAATTTCGTCCTGCCGTACCCCTGGGGACAACAGAGGTAGATTTCAGTTCCCCTGACAATGAAACGGTCCGTCTCATCCCGCACCCTGTACATCTCACCGACTGGACCGGCCGCGGGCAGACCCGAAAGAAACGTGACGTGCAGAGCCCCGGGGTTGCATGATTTTTCCCTTAAAAAGGGATTATCCAGGGCTATCCGGGAGAGTTCCTCCCCTGTCCGGAGAAGAACCTTTACCGGGAAGCCTGTCGCCCCGGCGAGGGAGTCCTCAATGGTCGTCGCCAGGGTATCCGACTCCCGGTCCGGGGCATCGAACAGCACGTTCCCGCTCCTGAGATAGGTCCTGATATTCTCCAGTCCCAGGGACCGGTACAGCATCCCAAGGTCCTCCATCTTCACCGTCGTGTTCGGGCCGACGTTGATCCCCCGGAGGAGAGAGACGAATGTGGTCATCGTTTCAGACCCGTTTTTGTGTACAGGATGATTTATCCTTTCTTCCTCCTCGCCGGGAAAACACTGTTTTCCAAGGCGTTCCTCCGTCACTCCACTGATCGGTATGACGGAGTGGGGAGT
This window harbors:
- the purC gene encoding phosphoribosylaminoimidazolesuccinocarboxamide synthase, with the translated sequence MKQGELLYSGKAKSVYLTDEDDVLLVKFRDDITAFDGGKKEVLSEKGAFNARVSEYLFRYLERHHVKTHLIGMMDRSTMLVRRLEMIPLEVIVRNVAAGSMARNYPIKEGTPLDPPVIVIDLKDDARHDPMLNDDLIFALGLSTPEELATIKREALRVNSVLAALFDSLGITLVDFKIEFGRGKDGVYLGDEISMDSMRLWDKKTGESLDKDVFRFGKGDVMEVYRRVSERILS
- the cofG gene encoding 7,8-didemethyl-8-hydroxy-5-deazariboflavin synthase subunit CofG; amino-acid sequence: MPSREITFSKNVFLPLTTVCHNRCGYCCFRTPVDGECILRPAEVEHTLARGATLGCTEALFTFGERPGLETGFTARLRETTGFSDILEYCEHLCNRSIAAGLLPHTNAGILTYQEMDRLRQVNASMGLMLETTARVPAHINSAGKDPEVRVRMMEEAGMLRIPFTTGLLLGIGETRADRVESLEVIRDLSRRYGHIQEVIIQNFCPKAGTPMAGVRGVGPDEICETIRLARDILPDEVAVQIPPNLADASRLIDCGVDDLGGVSPLTIDYVNPGHPWPELDQLQTIVGDAVLKERLCIYPRYIEKGWYPPVLEPLIRKLAQQIMGKERTA
- the cofC gene encoding 2-phospho-L-lactate guanylyltransferase, producing the protein MGIPAVIPFKPVNPKTRLSCVLDQPEREKFAETMLADVVNAVEDAGCDPLILSTHPYNFDRVPVREDPTGLNEALNAILSEERGPLMIIMADLPLATGEAVERLISTREDIALVPGRGGGTNAIYLSRADLYRVDYYGASFLKHRRIALERGLSLRVVDSFRLHTDVDEKEDLVELLIHGAGLSRGFLEGLGFSLSIEKGRVGVVRERKE
- a CDS encoding ArsR/SmtB family transcription factor, with amino-acid sequence MTGETGAGGETREEPVDSRNKEPVIILEPGDERAQKIAKAIASRTAGQILQVLEEGPAPLSTISEMLEVPISGLTYHIANLLDAGVIEVAEERYSVKGRPVKFYALKKQILVVAPKKVDLKTMLLRYSSIFGIFVLGTLAVAVVARLLSPAPEPLLGGGRLEPVSAPPPAAPPDILAHDSTLLTVFLAGGILVIAMALFGEVLLAWWRAREQENIRD
- a CDS encoding putative hemolysin, whose amino-acid sequence is MKRFMIIVSGILLLFCLLFVGCTQQQQISAGTDQAPMGNPATLYCHSLGYESVIHTDAQGSQCGYCKFPNGTEVDEWELFRSTHPG
- a CDS encoding putative hemolysin, with the protein product MTVPVFADAGTGSSDQGMIIGMPDPSAVWAAEMGYGYATRTDEQGGQYGVIILPDGTERDAWEAYREYLAAQDDPNQQDGPMIGMPNPSAVWADEMGYQYETRTDEQGGQYGVIILPDGTERDAWEAYREYLAAQDAGTDPVIGMPDPSTGFTSLIRSDDFVYKHDLFTYRNGDGRDFFHASGADDALSRVHSGTTVASLLGDGQSFRQSLIASLLAQ
- a CDS encoding winged helix DNA-binding domain-containing protein, encoding MNQKEIALERVINQQIAASACTSPSEVVMHMGAVQAQDYAGSKWAVGLRLPGSTDAAIEQAFAGKEIVRTWALRGTLHLVAACDLRWLLGLVGPVVIRKNARRYRELGLDDHTLARSSRVIREALQDGNALDRPSLRAILEDRGILTGGQRYVYMLQRASLEGLIVQRGMCGNAPVFASPGPYPPGRELKDRSDALRELARRYFTSHGPATLKDFTWWSGLPASDARAGLEAAAPGLIRTELDNLSFIGPGNTASAEEEPPAMHLLPAYDEFLVGYKDRSAMAGHGKWRSLVLKNGIITPTIVIDGHIAGTWKKTVKNGSVRIVPTPFTPFRRGEAEAFSAAAQRYAEFLGITAG
- a CDS encoding DUF1697 domain-containing protein; the encoded protein is MTTFVSLLRGINVGPNTTVKMEDLGMLYRSLGLENIRTYLRSGNVLFDAPDRESDTLATTIEDSLAGATGFPVKVLLRTGEELSRIALDNPFLREKSCNPGALHVTFLSGLPAAGPVGEMYRVRDETDRFIVRGTEIYLCCPQGYGRTKFSNAFFEKRLALVATTRNWKTVTALAEMVKE